The region caatgtaataatcccgctggcactgtacagccggaacaacgttcactaaaacggggatatctggagctacagatatcggatcgacacgaaaccacttggagaattttctagacttgaagggctacaactctcatgaaggaagttttcccaaatgaagtcgttaagaccctctaaaaattcacacaagttgacagttctaatctgccagttatcaaacatagccaaaaacttcaattttattcaaacttccataaaattgttccaaattgaacttagggccttacaataccaccccccttaaaaatagtttcgccctcgaaacttaagggtctacAAACAACTCGGGATGTGATTTCCGCATtttatcctctaattcccaAGTCGCATCGCCCGTAGCTTGATTCCATACAACCTTCACTAAGGATACTTCCTTGTTCCTCAAGCGTTTGGTGCTtttgtcgacgatcttgatgggcggcatttccatcgttagatcatccttcagctgaATATCATCAGGTTCAATCACATGAGAATTATCAGCCATATACCTCCGAAGTTGCGACACATGCAGCACATCATGTATGTTGGATAGGAACGGCGGTAAGGCAATCCTATACGCCACGGGTCCAACACGCTCCGTAATCTGGTACGGTCCGAtaaactttggagtaagcttctttgacttgatcgcccttccgacacctgtcatcggggtaacccgcaagaagacatgatctccagcttgaaactccaactccttcctgcgattgtcagcataacttttctgacgactctgcgaaaccctcatcttctcttggatTCGCTTCACCTCTTCTGTGGTTTTCTgaactaattcaggtccaacaatcaagttctccccatcttgatgccagcacaagGGTGTACggcacctccgaccatacaacgCTTCATAAGGGGCCAtccctatgcttgcatgaaagctgttgttgtaagtgaactcgaTCAATGGCAACATCTCATCCCAGCTGCCTTTGTGATCCAGCACACAAGatcttagcaaatcctccaaggattggaTGGTCCTctcggtttgcccatccgtctgtggatgataagcggaactcaattTCAACCTGGTTCCCAAAGCCCGCTGCAAAGCTTCCCAGAAACgcgaggtaaacctcgggtctctgtccgacacaatgctagatggCACACCGTGCAAGCGTACAATCTCAGCAATGTATATCTCCGCCAACCTCTCtaccttgtagttcagattgattggcacgaagtgggcagtcttcgtcaatcgatcaactacaacccaaattgcatcgaacttccttcGTGTAAGCGGcaacgccgtcacgaagtccatggaaatgctatcccatttccactccgggACATCCAATGACTGCAGCTTTCCTGctggtttctgatgttccaccttcgccttctgacacatcaaacatgtcgacacatactcagctacttgtttcttcatcccaggccaccagaaatgaagtttcaagtcctgatacatcttattcatccccggatgaatactcaatctgcttttatgaccttcatccaagatcagcttcctcattactgcatcattgggtacacaaactcgtccCTTACAACGCAGAATATTGTCGTTCCCAATAGCGAACTCAGACGCTTTTCCTTGTGCCACAAGCTTGCGCCATTCAATCAACCCTTCATCGGTCTCTTGTTTCGACTTTATCTCATCCAAGAGTCCActagacaccgtcaccattccaaaGCTCAGCTTCCCCGGTGCGAGTTCAACATTCAAACTCAGATcacggaaagcctccaacaattctaactccttgaccatcaacgaggatacatgtatagcctttcgactCAGAGCATCAACTACAACATTGGtcttccccggatgatactgtaatGAGAACTCATAGTCTTGCAGAAACTCCATCCACCGtctctgcctcatgttcagatccttctgatcaaacaagtacttcaaactcttgtgatcactatagatcgtgaacgtactgccatacaagtaatgtctccagatcttgagagcatacactatagcagccaactccaaatcatgcgtagggtaATTCTTCTCATGGACTTTCAactgtcgcgaagcataagcaatcaccctcttctcttgcatcatcacacaacccaaaccattatgcgacgcatcacagtacacgtcgTATGGTTCTCCCTCCTTTGGCAAAGCTAGTACAGGTGCGGTGGTCAAccgcttcttcatttcttggaagctagcctcacacttctccgtccacgcaaacggttgatccTTCTTTGTCAAATGAGTCAACGGTGCAGTCAACTTGGCGTAATCCTTCACGAAACGccgatagtagccagcaagcccaacaaaacttctgatatcacttgctgtcttcggttgttcccatgccaaaactgattcaattttgctggggtccactgccacacctttgctagatatgacatgaccaaggaacttcacttcctccatccagaactcacactttcCTCCATTAGCATAGAGTTCCTTCTTCCGCAACACCTCTAGCACTTGACGTAaatgctcctcatgttcctccttactcttcgagtaaattagaatatcgtctatgaacaccaccacgaacttgtccaagaatggcctgaacacatggttcatgtagtccataaaaactgcgggtgcattagtaactccaaatggcatcacgagatattcataatgtccatatcgagttctgaatgccgtcttctgaatGTCAGCCTCCTTCACCCGAATCTGGTGATACCCTGATTTCagatcaatcttcgagaaaacaactgCTCCCCGAAGTTGGtccatcaagtcgtctatccgaggcatcggataacgattcttcactgtcaccttgtttagttgtcggtaatctacacacaacctggacctcccgtccttcttctttaccaacaacactggcgctccccaaggagaCACACTCGGTCGAATAAATCCCTTTGAAGAGAGATCATCCAACTGTTTTGCCAATTCCATCAATTCcgctggtgccatccgatacGGCGCCATCGATATCGGTCCCGTGCCGGGCATGATGTCAATGGAGAACTCCGTCTCCCTTACTGGTGGCAATCCGGGCACATCCTCCGGAAAAACATCCACATAGTCTTGCACTATCGAGATGTTCCGTACATCACTATCgtttcttgcttccgccacgatAGAGTTCACGAACGCCGGTGAACCCTTCTTCAAATGGTACGAATTCAAATAATCCGTAACGCCTGAATCCGGAAATACCACGGCcttgttagcacaatccaaaagaacatgatattgcgccaaccagtccatccccagaatcacatcgagctctttaagccctaaacagacgaggttcgcaaggaacttccgatcctcATAAATCAACGGACATTGCAAGCATGCCGTGCGCGTAACTAATCGATAATcaatctcaagtatcacggcaatgatactgatctaagacaatctcacagcacaacaaacatcttagcaaacaagtctacccaatcctCACCGCGGAATTTCAAAAACACCTTtctcaaaaacaaaacacaacgagttcggaaactcgtaagcccaaaacccttagtgctctggt is a window of Lotus japonicus ecotype B-129 chromosome 5, LjGifu_v1.2 DNA encoding:
- the LOC130720242 gene encoding uncharacterized protein LOC130720242, with the protein product MLPLIEFTYNNSFHASIGMAPYEALYGRRCRTPLCWHQDGENLIVGPELVQKTTEEVKRIQEKMRVSQSRQKSYADNRRKELEFQAGDHVFLRVTPMTGVGRAIKSKKLTPKFIGPYQITERVGPVAYRIALPPFLSNIHDVLHVSQLRRYMADNSHVIEPDDIQLKDDLTMEMPPIKIVDKSTKRLRNKEVSLVKVVWNQATGDATWELEDKMRKSHPELFVDP